One part of the Hyphomicrobiales bacterium genome encodes these proteins:
- a CDS encoding ATP-dependent helicase: MAFELSDRQKDFLDANGNTLVTGGAGSGKTTIAILKAAALSHTLNYESQKILFLSFARPTIARVEEAIQKNADITKREKSCIEVDTYHSFFWRLIKSHGYLLGLPHTIEILEGYNEAELLLPLREKFGGKPKQNDTLNYESYIKELNETRWNVATQNGKIAFDLFAPTAAKLLSDCSRIRNLTALKYPYIILDEFQDTDGAQWNAVTELGKSITLVALADPEQQIYRWKGADPQRLAQYVSNFSPTVVDFQQANFRSAGTDIANFGNEILTQSFSKTSTGYNGIEIRKYGGASFCNKQQSYMQLNLAIIEARKRLVQSGKQDWSLAILTGSKDTTKKVSELMSAPPSGCAKHTHRPIFDLDAAILGAAIVSALLEQNDTTDGQRRFIDAVLRFLRGRNGDSRPKADYIRKAADIEADFSKYLLNSTSLSAQKVCSKLLRVHGEICKQPLTGDPAQDWITVRQILENSNDARLRDASTSTRFLRLIERNTDLRSLLKNDWQENGAYENAFRLVSDAFVQEHFSLGKKPENGLLVMNIHKSKGKEFDEVILFDGFNNHNPRTGEIFPSEFSRICFSNAVNDDTKQNFRVAVTRARNKTTILTPRFLPCALLDNLAD, encoded by the coding sequence ATGGCGTTTGAACTAAGCGATCGTCAGAAGGATTTTCTAGATGCCAACGGAAACACGTTAGTTACTGGTGGAGCCGGTTCAGGTAAGACAACGATCGCAATTCTGAAAGCTGCTGCGCTCTCGCATACACTTAATTATGAAAGCCAAAAAATTCTATTTCTAAGTTTCGCGCGCCCGACAATTGCGCGTGTAGAAGAGGCGATTCAGAAAAACGCAGACATAACCAAGCGGGAAAAATCTTGTATCGAGGTCGATACATATCACTCTTTTTTTTGGCGACTTATCAAGTCGCACGGTTACCTTCTCGGTCTACCGCATACAATTGAAATTCTAGAAGGCTATAACGAGGCTGAATTACTTTTACCGCTGCGGGAGAAATTTGGCGGCAAGCCGAAACAGAACGATACATTGAATTATGAGTCATACATCAAAGAATTGAATGAAACTCGTTGGAATGTTGCAACTCAAAATGGAAAAATCGCTTTCGATCTTTTTGCACCGACGGCTGCAAAGCTGCTCAGCGATTGTTCCCGCATTCGGAATCTGACAGCCCTCAAATATCCATACATAATACTGGATGAGTTTCAGGATACCGATGGTGCTCAGTGGAATGCTGTCACAGAGCTAGGGAAATCCATCACCCTTGTCGCGCTAGCGGATCCCGAGCAGCAAATATATCGTTGGAAAGGTGCGGATCCGCAGCGACTAGCGCAGTACGTGTCGAACTTCTCACCTACAGTAGTTGATTTTCAACAAGCGAACTTCAGGAGCGCAGGGACGGACATCGCGAACTTCGGAAACGAAATACTGACACAGTCATTCTCCAAGACGTCAACAGGCTACAACGGTATCGAAATACGGAAGTACGGGGGTGCGAGCTTCTGCAACAAACAACAGTCTTATATGCAGCTTAACCTTGCCATCATTGAGGCCCGAAAGAGGTTGGTTCAAAGTGGGAAACAAGATTGGTCACTCGCGATCTTGACCGGAAGCAAGGATACCACAAAGAAAGTCTCGGAACTGATGAGCGCCCCGCCCAGCGGCTGCGCTAAACACACTCATCGGCCTATTTTTGACCTAGATGCCGCCATTCTTGGGGCCGCTATCGTCAGTGCTTTGTTGGAACAAAACGATACCACCGATGGGCAAAGGCGCTTCATCGACGCAGTTTTGAGATTTTTGCGAGGACGAAACGGGGACAGCAGGCCGAAGGCAGACTACATTAGGAAAGCGGCGGATATCGAGGCAGATTTTTCCAAGTATCTCCTAAATTCAACGTCGTTATCAGCGCAGAAAGTCTGCTCGAAGCTGCTGCGGGTTCATGGAGAAATCTGTAAGCAGCCTTTGACCGGTGATCCGGCCCAAGACTGGATAACAGTTCGTCAGATTTTGGAAAATTCTAATGACGCTAGGCTTCGGGACGCGAGCACTTCAACGCGATTTCTTCGACTAATCGAACGGAACACCGACCTTAGGAGCCTTTTAAAGAATGACTGGCAAGAAAATGGCGCTTATGAAAATGCATTCAGATTGGTTAGTGACGCATTCGTACAGGAGCATTTTTCATTAGGGAAAAAACCAGAGAACGGCCTTCTTGTTATGAATATACACAAATCCAAAGGAAAAGAATTTGATGAGGTGATCCTTTTCGACGGATTTAATAATCACAATCCGAGAACTGGGGAAATATTTCCGAGCGAATTTTCCCGAATTTGTTTTAGCAATGCAGTGAACGACGATACAAAGCAAAATTTCCGAGTCGCGGTTACGCGGGCGCGAAATAAAACCACTATACTGACGCCACGTTTCCTTCCCTGTGCTTTGCTCGATAATCTTGCCGATTAA
- the rpmA gene encoding 50S ribosomal protein L27, protein MAHKKAGGSSRNGRDTAGRRLGVKKFGGEVVVAGNIVIRQRGTKWHPGENMGMGKDHTLFALTDGTVSFAKKRDGNTYVSVLPMAEAAE, encoded by the coding sequence ATGGCACATAAAAAAGCAGGCGGTTCATCCCGCAATGGTCGCGATACCGCTGGTCGCCGTCTTGGCGTGAAAAAGTTCGGTGGCGAAGTCGTCGTCGCCGGCAACATCGTCATCCGCCAGCGCGGCACCAAATGGCATCCGGGCGAGAACATGGGGATGGGCAAAGACCACACCCTGTTTGCGCTGACCGATGGTACGGTGTCGTTCGCCAAGAAGCGCGACGGCAATACCTATGTTTCCGTCCTCCCGATGGCCGAAGCTGCCGAATAG
- a CDS encoding 50S ribosomal protein L21 yields MFAVIKTGGKQYKVAADDVIQIEKLGLEPSDQVVFDNVLMVGNDADVTVGAPLVEGASVVGELVENKRGKKIIIFKKRRRQNSRRKNGHRQEFSVVKITDILTGGAKPKATKKAAPKKAEAKKADEAPAKPAAEKPAAKKAAPKKEAPAASTGDLPEGALFAAPEGPADDLKKISGVGPVLEKKLNALGITTFAQVAAFTPDDIAKVDDALSFKGRIERDNWLEQAAEFAKGE; encoded by the coding sequence ATGTTCGCAGTCATCAAAACGGGCGGCAAACAATACAAGGTTGCCGCCGATGACGTTATTCAAATTGAAAAGCTCGGGCTTGAGCCGAGCGATCAGGTTGTTTTCGACAACGTGCTGATGGTCGGCAACGATGCCGATGTAACCGTCGGTGCGCCGCTGGTTGAAGGCGCAAGCGTTGTTGGCGAGCTGGTTGAGAACAAGCGCGGCAAGAAGATCATCATCTTCAAGAAGCGCCGTCGCCAGAACTCCCGCCGCAAGAACGGCCATCGCCAGGAGTTTTCGGTGGTCAAGATCACCGACATTCTGACCGGTGGTGCGAAACCGAAAGCTACCAAGAAAGCGGCGCCGAAAAAGGCTGAGGCCAAAAAAGCCGATGAGGCGCCCGCCAAACCGGCTGCTGAAAAGCCTGCTGCGAAAAAAGCTGCACCTAAGAAAGAGGCGCCCGCCGCTTCGACCGGTGATCTGCCCGAGGGTGCGCTGTTCGCCGCACCGGAAGGTCCAGCCGATGATCTGAAGAAGATCTCCGGCGTTGGCCCTGTGCTTGAGAAAAAACTGAACGCGCTGGGCATCACCACCTTCGCGCAGGTTGCAGCCTTTACACCGGACGACATCGCCAAGGTTGACGATGCGCTGTCCTTCAAAGGTCGCATTGAACGTGATAACTGGCTGGAACAGGCCGCTGAATTCGCCAAAGGCGAATAA
- the rlmH gene encoding 23S rRNA (pseudouridine(1915)-N(3))-methyltransferase RlmH, producing MVRLLTVGRMKAGPERELFERYWTRATPMAKQLGFGALDVVELRESQQGFADARKADEAAQLLAKVSDGAALIALDERGKAITTPQFSLKLETFKDAGKPVALIIGGPDGLDGSIRRRADLVISFGAMTMPHQLVRVLAAEQLYRAMTVLSGHPYHRV from the coding sequence ATGGTGCGTTTGCTGACTGTGGGCCGCATGAAGGCGGGTCCAGAGCGGGAGTTGTTTGAGCGCTATTGGACGCGCGCCACGCCGATGGCCAAACAGCTTGGATTCGGCGCTTTGGATGTCGTGGAGCTGCGCGAAAGCCAGCAAGGGTTCGCTGATGCGCGCAAGGCCGATGAGGCCGCGCAGTTGCTGGCCAAAGTGTCCGATGGCGCGGCGCTGATCGCGCTGGACGAACGCGGCAAAGCGATCACCACGCCGCAGTTTTCTTTAAAACTTGAAACTTTCAAAGATGCTGGCAAGCCGGTAGCACTGATCATCGGTGGGCCGGATGGACTGGACGGGTCCATTCGCCGGCGCGCCGATCTTGTGATCAGCTTTGGCGCCATGACCATGCCGCACCAGTTGGTGCGTGTGCTTGCCGCCGAACAGCTTTACCGCGCCATGACGGTGCTGAGCGGGCATCCGTATCATCGCGTGTGA
- a CDS encoding nicotinate-nucleotide adenylyltransferase yields MWCAAKARLGPPSLPAPVYPHARVRLPYVAPGQSVGLYGGSFDPVHDGHLLVAEQALKVLKLDWVWWLVTPGNPLKNHDPAHSLEARMAAVRSQARHPRRKVLSVEDQLGVRYTADTVAMLTTMRPDVRFVWLMGADNLAGFHRWYQWRSIAARVPIAVIDRPGSRHASLSAPAAQAMAKNRLDGEDACLLSHLQPPVWTFIRGPLSPLSSSAIRAANASQTV; encoded by the coding sequence ATGTGGTGCGCGGCCAAGGCCAGGTTAGGCCCGCCTAGCTTGCCCGCTCCCGTCTATCCCCATGCCCGCGTGCGGCTGCCCTATGTCGCGCCCGGGCAATCGGTTGGCCTTTATGGCGGCTCGTTCGATCCGGTCCATGATGGCCATCTGTTGGTGGCTGAGCAGGCGCTGAAAGTGCTGAAGCTCGATTGGGTCTGGTGGCTGGTAACGCCTGGCAATCCGCTGAAAAACCATGATCCGGCGCACTCCTTGGAGGCACGCATGGCCGCCGTGCGCAGCCAGGCACGCCATCCGCGTCGCAAGGTGCTCAGCGTCGAGGACCAGCTTGGCGTGCGCTACACCGCTGACACGGTGGCGATGCTGACCACGATGCGTCCCGATGTGCGCTTTGTCTGGTTGATGGGCGCGGACAATCTGGCGGGCTTTCACCGCTGGTACCAATGGCGTTCCATCGCCGCGCGGGTGCCCATTGCGGTGATCGACAGGCCGGGTTCGCGCCATGCCTCACTCTCGGCGCCGGCGGCGCAGGCGATGGCGAAAAACCGGCTCGATGGCGAGGATGCCTGCCTGCTTTCCCACCTTCAGCCGCCGGTCTGGACATTCATCCGTGGCCCGCTTTCGCCGCTCTCCTCCAGCGCGATCCGGGCAGCAAACGCCTCGCAAACGGTTTGA
- a CDS encoding glutamate 5-kinase codes for MGSVNTFTPLAKHKRIVIKIGSSLLVDTDTGALKEAWLSSLADDLAALAGHGAEIVLVSSGAIAMGRVMLGMEARPDRLEDAQAAAAVGQIALGRAYAEALGARDLVAGQVLLTLGDTEARRRYLNARATIQTLLARGAIPVVNENDTVATNEIRYGDNDRLAARVASMIGADALVLLSDIDGLYTAPPNTNPDAQHIPLVEALTPEIEAMAGGEGSNLSRGGMKTKVDAAKMAVGAGAAMVIASGKVMNPLKAIDEGANDASIRCTWFAPDGNPATARKRWIAGSLDPHGDLIIDDGAARALAQGKSLLPAGIRAVSGAFERGDAVRIVTLDGVEVARGLVAYDSEDAQKIAGCKSADIEEILGYAGRNAMVHRDDLALTGRNTAEAVGHASAKTGATADKKENVGA; via the coding sequence ATGGGCTCCGTAAATACGTTCACGCCGCTTGCGAAGCACAAGCGCATCGTCATCAAGATCGGCTCCTCGCTGCTCGTGGACACCGACACCGGCGCCTTGAAAGAAGCCTGGTTGTCGTCCCTGGCTGATGATCTGGCGGCGCTTGCGGGGCACGGCGCGGAGATCGTGCTTGTGTCCTCCGGTGCGATTGCCATGGGCCGGGTGATGCTCGGTATGGAAGCCCGCCCCGATAGACTTGAAGATGCGCAGGCCGCGGCTGCCGTCGGCCAGATTGCACTCGGTCGGGCGTATGCAGAGGCGCTGGGTGCGCGCGATCTTGTGGCCGGTCAGGTGCTTTTGACTCTGGGCGATACCGAAGCGCGGCGGCGCTATCTCAATGCGCGGGCGACGATCCAAACGCTGCTCGCGCGCGGGGCGATACCGGTGGTCAATGAAAACGACACGGTGGCGACGAACGAAATTCGCTATGGCGACAATGACCGGTTGGCGGCCCGTGTTGCCTCGATGATCGGCGCCGATGCGTTGGTGCTGCTCAGCGATATTGACGGGCTCTACACCGCGCCGCCGAACACCAACCCAGACGCGCAGCATATTCCGCTGGTGGAAGCACTGACACCTGAGATTGAAGCGATGGCAGGTGGGGAAGGCTCCAACCTCTCGCGCGGCGGGATGAAGACCAAGGTGGATGCGGCCAAGATGGCGGTGGGCGCCGGCGCGGCGATGGTGATTGCATCCGGCAAGGTGATGAATCCACTGAAAGCCATCGACGAAGGCGCGAACGACGCGAGTATCCGTTGCACTTGGTTTGCGCCTGATGGAAACCCTGCCACGGCCCGCAAACGCTGGATCGCCGGGTCGCTCGACCCGCATGGCGATTTGATCATCGACGATGGTGCTGCACGTGCTCTGGCGCAGGGCAAGTCGCTGTTGCCGGCCGGTATCCGTGCGGTGTCGGGGGCGTTTGAGCGCGGCGATGCGGTGCGCATTGTAACGCTGGACGGTGTTGAGGTTGCGCGCGGCCTTGTCGCCTATGACAGCGAGGATGCGCAAAAGATCGCTGGGTGCAAAAGCGCTGATATCGAAGAGATTTTGGGTTATGCCGGGCGCAACGCTATGGTGCATCGGGATGACCTCGCCCTGACAGGGCGAAACACCGCTGAAGCGGTCGGTCACGCGTCAGCGAAGACCGGAGCGACAGCGGACAAAAAAGAGAATGTGGGGGCGTAG
- a CDS encoding glutamate-5-semialdehyde dehydrogenase: MQDMGERARAASRAIALASIETKNAALHAIAAGIRARVDDVLSANARDLAGMRQRDVTVAYQERATLNPDRVEAIAQVVEAIAALPDPVGDEMAAWERPNGLKISRVRTPLGVIGIIFESRPNVTVDAAALAMKSGNASILRGGSDTIETNQTLYGAIAEGLESAGLPADVVQLVPITDRAAVGALLTGLNGTVDVIVPRGGKSLVGRVQNEARVPVFSHLEGICHIYVDKAADLAMATEIVVNAKMRRTSICGAAETLLIDRAAAEAFTAPLVKALQDAGCEVRGDEAVRALAEGAKPASTEDWSTEYGDAIITVGIVDGVDGALDHIATYGSSHTESIVTENEAVAAKFLNECDSAIVMHNASTQFADGGEFGMGAEIGIATGRMHARGPVGLEQLTSFHYVVRGQGQVRPA, encoded by the coding sequence ATGCAGGACATGGGCGAGCGTGCCCGCGCAGCTTCGCGGGCGATTGCGCTGGCCTCAATCGAGACCAAGAACGCGGCCCTTCATGCGATCGCTGCCGGCATCCGTGCGCGGGTCGATGATGTGCTATCCGCAAACGCCCGCGATCTGGCCGGTATGCGTCAGCGGGATGTCACGGTCGCCTATCAGGAGCGTGCGACGCTGAACCCTGATCGCGTCGAAGCCATTGCGCAGGTGGTGGAAGCCATTGCTGCTTTGCCTGACCCCGTGGGCGACGAGATGGCCGCGTGGGAACGTCCCAATGGTCTGAAAATCTCGCGGGTGCGCACGCCGCTCGGTGTCATCGGGATCATCTTTGAATCCCGCCCCAATGTGACGGTGGATGCAGCGGCGCTTGCGATGAAGTCGGGCAATGCTTCGATCCTGCGCGGTGGGTCCGACACAATCGAAACCAATCAGACGCTTTACGGTGCGATCGCTGAGGGCTTGGAATCGGCCGGTCTGCCCGCCGATGTTGTGCAGCTTGTACCGATCACGGACCGTGCCGCTGTGGGCGCGCTTTTGACCGGCCTCAATGGCACCGTGGATGTGATCGTGCCGCGTGGCGGCAAGTCGCTGGTGGGTCGCGTGCAGAACGAGGCGCGGGTGCCGGTGTTTTCGCACCTGGAAGGCATTTGCCACATCTATGTCGATAAGGCTGCCGATTTGGCGATGGCAACCGAGATCGTTGTGAACGCCAAGATGCGCCGCACGTCGATCTGTGGAGCCGCGGAGACGTTGCTGATTGATCGCGCGGCAGCAGAAGCCTTCACCGCACCCCTGGTCAAAGCCTTGCAGGACGCAGGGTGTGAGGTGCGTGGCGATGAAGCTGTGCGTGCTTTGGCAGAAGGTGCGAAGCCGGCCTCAACGGAGGATTGGTCCACCGAATATGGCGATGCGATCATCACGGTCGGGATCGTCGATGGCGTGGATGGTGCTCTCGATCACATCGCGACCTATGGCTCCTCGCACACCGAAAGCATCGTCACCGAGAATGAAGCGGTCGCGGCCAAATTCTTGAACGAGTGCGATTCAGCCATCGTTATGCACAACGCCTCGACGCAATTTGCTGATGGCGGCGAGTTCGGCATGGGCGCGGAAATCGGCATAGCAACAGGCCGTATGCATGCGCGTGGGCCTGTGGGCCTCGAACAGCTGACCAGTTTCCACTATGTGGTGCGCGGCCAAGGCCAGGTTAGGCCCGCCTAG
- a CDS encoding peptidoglycan DD-metalloendopeptidase family protein, whose amino-acid sequence MRAFRFPFVSLLLASLLVIATPFGASAQDRLQPGEPDSDGLDRFVLRGLEQPVEAGDDDLAQQELEQERDVAADALERLRADLNAAEARQEMLAAELADIDADVEDLTQLLIRTTEQAQTIAARVDVQRQRIGVLDENAQALEVSLQAQRERIAVLLSAMVRVGRAPPPALFVSPGDALRSVRSAILLGVAFPELEAESRVLADDLAALEEARTELDEALNLLLADAEALAQEEERIELVLFERSRLREENQSVLERERERAALLAGEATSLEALLNDLEGELDSVRQAMADAQRAQEEGPPDADEREAIASLQDTGRMSPAFAFGSAQGMIRSPVRGQEIMAFGDQDRFGETSQGLHIATRADARVVAPADGWVLYAGPFRAYGQVVILDVGDGYRMILAGMSRINVALGQFVLMGEPIATMGERGSVVLADGSTQTPQPVLFVELREDGRPIDSSSWWANSDGATQRDSQRTDG is encoded by the coding sequence ATGCGCGCCTTTCGCTTCCCTTTTGTCAGTCTGCTCCTTGCCAGTCTGCTTGTGATCGCCACGCCTTTCGGCGCGAGCGCACAGGATCGGTTGCAGCCAGGGGAGCCAGACAGCGACGGGCTTGATCGCTTTGTGTTGCGCGGTTTGGAGCAGCCGGTCGAGGCTGGCGACGACGACCTCGCCCAGCAGGAGCTGGAACAGGAACGCGATGTGGCCGCCGATGCGTTGGAGCGGCTGCGTGCCGATCTCAATGCCGCTGAAGCCCGCCAGGAGATGCTGGCGGCCGAGCTGGCGGACATTGATGCGGATGTGGAAGATCTCACCCAGCTCCTGATCCGTACGACCGAGCAAGCCCAAACCATTGCGGCGCGCGTTGATGTCCAGCGCCAACGGATCGGCGTTCTGGATGAAAATGCGCAGGCTCTGGAGGTGTCGCTGCAAGCGCAGCGCGAACGTATCGCCGTGCTCTTGTCGGCGATGGTCCGAGTTGGCCGCGCACCGCCACCGGCACTGTTCGTCTCGCCAGGTGACGCCTTACGGTCGGTGCGCTCGGCAATTCTCTTGGGCGTGGCGTTTCCCGAGCTTGAGGCCGAATCACGGGTGCTCGCCGACGATTTGGCGGCGCTGGAAGAGGCGCGAACCGAGCTTGATGAGGCGCTCAATTTGCTGCTCGCCGATGCTGAAGCGCTTGCCCAAGAGGAAGAGCGCATCGAGTTGGTGCTCTTTGAGCGATCACGTCTGCGTGAGGAAAACCAGAGCGTTTTGGAACGTGAGCGCGAGCGCGCCGCCCTGTTGGCGGGCGAAGCGACCAGCCTTGAAGCGCTGCTCAACGACCTGGAAGGCGAGCTTGATAGCGTGCGCCAGGCGATGGCCGATGCCCAGCGGGCTCAGGAGGAAGGGCCGCCCGACGCCGATGAGCGAGAGGCCATTGCAAGCCTGCAGGATACCGGCCGTATGAGCCCGGCTTTTGCCTTCGGATCGGCGCAAGGCATGATCCGTTCCCCCGTTCGCGGGCAAGAAATCATGGCCTTTGGTGACCAAGATCGGTTTGGCGAAACCAGCCAAGGGCTCCATATAGCCACCAGAGCTGATGCTCGCGTGGTGGCGCCCGCCGATGGCTGGGTGCTTTATGCCGGTCCTTTCCGCGCCTATGGCCAGGTGGTCATCTTGGATGTCGGTGACGGCTACCGGATGATCCTGGCGGGTATGAGCCGCATTAATGTCGCATTGGGGCAGTTTGTCCTGATGGGAGAACCTATCGCCACAATGGGCGAGCGTGGCTCCGTCGTGCTTGCCGATGGTTCAACTCAAACGCCGCAACCTGTGTTGTTCGTTGAGTTGCGCGAGGATGGACGTCCCATTGATTCTTCGTCATGGTGGGCGAACAGCGATGGGGCAACGCAACGGGACAGTCAAAGGACTGACGGATGA
- a CDS encoding GNAT family N-acetyltransferase, which translates to MTSKSAVSLRPYQLNDADRLAVLLNDPDVTAMTASIPYPYARSDAEAFLSNARNEEGRLVGRAIVLNGELVGGVGLGPRPNGREELGYWVGKAYWGQGIATRAVALFLDVLRENGIEGPIHAATVRSNEASQKVLLSNGFVFTGEGECITPARDTPKQPSNDYMLEAL; encoded by the coding sequence ATGACCTCGAAATCCGCCGTTTCGCTTCGACCCTATCAGCTCAATGACGCTGATCGGCTTGCTGTGCTTCTGAACGATCCTGATGTGACAGCGATGACGGCGTCCATTCCCTACCCGTATGCCCGCTCGGACGCTGAGGCGTTTTTGTCCAATGCGCGCAATGAAGAGGGCCGCCTTGTTGGCCGGGCTATTGTGCTCAATGGCGAGTTGGTCGGCGGCGTCGGCCTCGGTCCGCGTCCGAATGGCCGCGAGGAGCTCGGCTATTGGGTTGGTAAGGCCTATTGGGGACAAGGCATTGCCACACGCGCGGTGGCGCTGTTTCTTGATGTGCTGCGTGAGAATGGCATCGAAGGCCCGATCCATGCGGCGACGGTGCGCAGCAATGAAGCCTCGCAAAAGGTTTTGCTCTCCAATGGCTTCGTCTTCACCGGCGAGGGTGAATGCATCACGCCGGCGCGCGACACGCCCAAACAGCCCTCCAACGACTATATGCTGGAGGCGCTTTAG
- the obgE gene encoding GTPase ObgE yields MKFLDQAKIYVKAGDGGAGCVSFRREKYIEYGGPNGGDGGRGGDVWAECVAGLNTLIDYRYQQHFKAKKGMHGMGRDRNGAKGDDVVLRVPAGTQIIHAETDEVLADMTEIGERVLLFKGGNGGFGNAHFKSSTNQAPRNANPGLEGEEAWLWLKLKLIADAGLIGQPNAGKSTFLAATSAAKPKIADYPFTTLHPNLGVVGVDEREFVLADIPGLIEGASEGVGLGDRFLSHVERCKVLLHLVDGTQEDVADSYTVIRGELDTYGHGLEDKPELVALSKADALSEEERAEKLAALGKACGQRPMLVSAASREGVPQVLRALMRMIDGNFGEDLDEAAEYPSQEDAPWAP; encoded by the coding sequence ATGAAGTTTCTCGACCAAGCGAAAATCTACGTCAAAGCCGGAGACGGCGGGGCGGGCTGCGTGTCATTCCGGCGCGAAAAATACATTGAGTATGGCGGGCCCAATGGCGGTGACGGCGGGCGTGGCGGTGATGTGTGGGCGGAGTGCGTTGCCGGTCTCAACACGCTGATCGACTATCGCTACCAACAGCATTTCAAGGCCAAGAAGGGCATGCACGGCATGGGCCGCGATCGCAACGGCGCCAAGGGCGATGATGTGGTGCTGCGCGTTCCAGCGGGCACGCAGATCATCCATGCCGAGACCGATGAAGTGCTGGCCGATATGACGGAAATCGGTGAGCGGGTGCTGCTCTTCAAAGGCGGCAATGGCGGTTTTGGCAACGCGCATTTCAAGTCGTCCACCAATCAGGCGCCGCGCAATGCCAATCCAGGCTTGGAAGGCGAAGAAGCCTGGCTCTGGCTGAAACTGAAACTGATCGCCGATGCCGGGCTGATCGGCCAACCCAATGCCGGCAAGTCGACTTTCCTGGCGGCCACCAGCGCGGCCAAGCCGAAGATCGCCGATTACCCCTTCACCACGCTGCACCCTAACCTGGGCGTGGTTGGCGTGGATGAGCGTGAGTTTGTGCTCGCCGATATTCCCGGCCTCATTGAAGGCGCCTCGGAAGGCGTCGGGCTGGGTGACCGGTTTTTGAGCCATGTGGAGCGCTGCAAGGTGCTGTTGCACCTGGTTGATGGCACGCAAGAGGATGTCGCCGATTCCTACACGGTGATCCGTGGTGAGCTCGACACCTATGGCCATGGGCTGGAAGACAAGCCGGAACTGGTGGCACTGTCGAAAGCCGATGCGCTGAGCGAAGAGGAGCGCGCCGAGAAGCTGGCGGCCTTGGGTAAAGCCTGCGGCCAGCGTCCAATGCTGGTCTCGGCGGCCAGCCGCGAGGGCGTGCCGCAGGTTTTGCGGGCCCTGATGCGGATGATTGACGGAAACTTCGGGGAAGACCTCGATGAGGCCGCGGAGTATCCTTCGCAAGAGGATGCGCCATGGGCTCCGTAA
- the rsfS gene encoding ribosome silencing factor, which yields MTPQNTAVDPQATAPLATRANASGASILSTVQAVLEDSKAEDIITIDLDGKSALADTMIIASGRSHRHVSALADHVQRALKDAGHGSPRTEGLPHADWVLIDTGDVILHLFRPEVRSFYNMEKLWDDSFAEKPNA from the coding sequence TTGACTCCGCAAAACACTGCCGTTGATCCCCAAGCTACGGCGCCGCTTGCCACCCGTGCGAACGCATCGGGCGCGAGCATCCTCTCTACGGTCCAAGCTGTTTTGGAAGACTCCAAAGCCGAGGACATCATTACCATCGATCTGGACGGAAAGTCTGCGCTCGCCGACACGATGATCATCGCGTCGGGGCGTTCGCACCGCCATGTCTCGGCCTTGGCCGATCATGTGCAGCGGGCGTTGAAGGACGCCGGTCACGGATCGCCGCGTACCGAAGGTCTGCCCCATGCCGATTGGGTGCTGATCGACACCGGCGATGTGATCTTGCACCTGTTCCGCCCTGAAGTGCGCAGCTTCTACAATATGGAAAAGCTGTGGGACGACAGCTTCGCAGAAAAGCCCAACGCCTAA